Proteins from one Listeria weihenstephanensis genomic window:
- a CDS encoding zinc metallopeptidase: MSIQMYIVYFLIVALIPLWAQYRVKSTYSHYSKVAIRTGLTGAQVARQILDANGLSNVPVQETGGVLSDHYDPRKKAVFLSSANFNGRSIAGTAVAAHEVGHAIQDAQDYTFMRFRSALVPITMFSSNASWVFLIIGMLATIPSLMLIGIVLMAIGVLFQLITLPVEFDASKRALVQINQLGLVEADELPQARKVLSAAAMTYVAAMAVAVLELLRLILIFTGMNRN; the protein is encoded by the coding sequence ATGAGTATTCAAATGTATATTGTTTATTTTCTGATCGTGGCATTAATACCTTTATGGGCGCAGTATCGTGTCAAAAGCACATATTCGCACTATTCGAAGGTGGCAATACGTACTGGCTTAACAGGAGCACAAGTGGCGCGCCAAATTTTGGATGCAAACGGCTTATCCAATGTTCCAGTTCAAGAAACAGGTGGCGTATTAAGCGATCACTATGATCCACGTAAAAAAGCGGTTTTCTTATCTTCCGCAAACTTCAATGGTCGGTCTATTGCTGGAACGGCGGTAGCGGCACATGAAGTGGGGCACGCGATACAAGATGCACAAGACTACACGTTTATGCGTTTTCGTTCCGCGCTTGTTCCAATTACAATGTTCAGTTCGAACGCTTCTTGGGTGTTCTTAATCATCGGGATGTTAGCGACAATTCCGAGTTTAATGTTAATTGGTATTGTTCTGATGGCTATCGGCGTGTTATTCCAGTTAATTACGTTACCAGTCGAATTTGATGCCTCCAAACGGGCTCTAGTACAAATTAATCAATTAGGCTTGGTCGAAGCAGACGAATTACCACAAGCTCGTAAGGTACTTAGTGCAGCCGCAATGACATATGTTGCAGCCATGGCTGTTGCTGTTTTGGAACTTTTGAGATTGATCTTAATTTTTACAGGTATGAATCGAAATTAG